A genome region from uncultured Roseibium sp. includes the following:
- a CDS encoding YHS domain-containing (seleno)protein, with amino-acid sequence MGETEQGVARPPLFVPDPIAGYAIGGHDPVSYFVDHRPRLGSRKFSYKWGGAEWVFVNQGNLAAFRKNPEIYAPLFAACGAYALSNGFATAGNPFIFAIVGRKLIFFHSEVNRFLFLVNDGQLLKDAEANAQKTGCVASR; translated from the coding sequence TTGGGCGAAACGGAGCAGGGCGTCGCGCGTCCACCGCTTTTCGTGCCCGATCCTATCGCGGGATACGCGATCGGCGGTCACGACCCGGTTTCCTATTTCGTCGATCACCGCCCGCGCCTGGGAAGCCGAAAGTTCTCCTACAAATGGGGAGGCGCCGAGTGGGTGTTCGTCAATCAGGGAAACCTGGCGGCATTCAGGAAAAACCCTGAAATTTATGCTCCATTGTTTGCCGCGTGCGGCGCGTATGCCCTGAGCAATGGCTTTGCCACCGCCGGAAACCCGTTCATATTCGCCATCGTCGGCAGAAAGCTGATTTTCTTCCATTCGGAGGTCAACCGTTTCCTTTTCCTCGTCAATGACGGGCAATTGCTGAAGGACGCGGAAGCAAATGCACAGAAAACTGGCTGTGTTGCGAGCCGGTGA
- a CDS encoding chemotaxis response regulator protein-glutamate methylesterase, whose protein sequence is MAFAQKTSAAGASQDSDPIRVMVVDDAVVIRGLLTRWLDEAPGLTVVSSQRNGKLAVDDILKSNPDVVVLDIEMPEMDGMTALPLMLAKKRDLVVIMASTLTRRNAEISLKALSLGAADYVPKPESTSEVTTSVDFRRELIDKVKALGLRARRLRGPAHRMRAETTAGRTAAAPVPASRLPDTREAFRGAVKPVAPAATAFKLRPYSSAKPRILAIGSSTGGPQALQVVMKVIGTAIQDVPVVITQHMPPTFTAILAEHVGKAALRPAAEGKDGDVLQPGHIYVAPGGKHMVLEKDGGAVKIRLNDNPPVNFCKPAVDPLFDSVAKIYGSATLGLILTGMGHDGADGVRTIAAGGGSIITQDEASSVVWGMPGAAAQTGMCSDVLPLSEIGPKISRVLKGNTR, encoded by the coding sequence ATGGCATTTGCGCAAAAGACCTCCGCTGCGGGGGCAAGTCAGGATAGCGATCCCATCCGTGTGATGGTGGTCGATGATGCGGTGGTCATCCGGGGCCTCTTGACCCGCTGGTTGGATGAGGCCCCCGGCCTGACCGTGGTCAGCTCCCAGCGGAACGGTAAGCTGGCGGTGGACGACATCCTGAAGAGCAACCCGGATGTGGTGGTTCTGGATATCGAGATGCCGGAAATGGACGGCATGACCGCCCTGCCGCTGATGCTGGCGAAAAAGCGGGACCTCGTCGTCATCATGGCGTCGACACTGACCCGCCGGAACGCCGAAATCAGCTTGAAGGCCCTGTCTCTGGGCGCTGCCGACTACGTGCCGAAACCGGAGTCGACCTCCGAGGTGACGACGTCGGTGGATTTCCGTCGTGAACTTATCGACAAGGTCAAGGCGCTCGGACTTCGCGCCAGACGTCTGCGCGGTCCCGCGCACCGGATGCGGGCCGAAACGACGGCCGGACGCACCGCCGCGGCACCGGTCCCGGCAAGCCGGCTTCCTGATACACGTGAGGCTTTTCGCGGCGCAGTCAAACCGGTTGCTCCGGCAGCGACGGCGTTCAAGTTGCGCCCTTATTCTTCCGCGAAGCCGCGCATTCTGGCTATCGGATCTTCCACCGGCGGTCCGCAGGCTCTGCAGGTGGTCATGAAGGTGATCGGAACGGCGATCCAGGATGTGCCGGTGGTGATCACCCAGCACATGCCGCCGACCTTTACCGCGATTCTGGCCGAACATGTCGGCAAGGCCGCTCTGCGCCCGGCGGCGGAGGGCAAGGACGGCGATGTGCTGCAGCCCGGTCATATTTACGTCGCTCCAGGCGGCAAGCACATGGTGCTGGAAAAGGATGGTGGTGCGGTCAAGATCCGACTGAACGACAATCCGCCCGTCAATTTCTGCAAGCCGGCGGTCGATCCCCTGTTCGACAGCGTGGCAAAGATCTATGGCTCCGCGACCCTGGGTCTCATCCTGACAGGCATGGGCCACGATGGCGCGGACGGGGTGCGGACGATAGCGGCCGGCGGTGGCAGCATCATCACCCAGGATGAAGCGTCCAGTGTTGTCTGGGGCATGCCCGGCGCTGCCGCCCAGACCGGAATGTGCAGCGATGTTCTGCCGCTTTCGGAGATCGGGCCGAAAATCAGTCGCGTACTCAAAGGGAATACCAGATGA
- a CDS encoding chemotaxis protein CheW, producing the protein MTVLEKQVTTGSDMIQYVTVVIGGQLFGLPISQVHDVFVPESVTRVPLSAPEVAGVLNLRGRIVTAIDMRRRLHLPPLKEGQMMAVGIEYKHESYGLMIDSVGEVLTLPVASAEANPSNLDKRWAEISGGVHRLEGKLMVILDVDRLLGAMFTEQPMVAA; encoded by the coding sequence ATGACTGTGCTGGAAAAACAAGTCACCACTGGCAGTGACATGATCCAGTATGTCACCGTGGTTATCGGCGGACAGTTGTTCGGCCTGCCAATTTCCCAGGTGCATGATGTGTTCGTGCCCGAGAGCGTCACCCGTGTGCCGCTTTCGGCGCCCGAAGTGGCCGGTGTTCTCAATCTGCGCGGCCGGATCGTGACGGCCATCGACATGCGCCGCCGGCTGCATCTGCCGCCCTTGAAGGAGGGACAGATGATGGCCGTTGGGATCGAATACAAGCACGAAAGCTACGGACTGATGATCGACTCGGTCGGCGAAGTCCTGACGCTGCCGGTCGCCTCGGCGGAGGCGAACCCGTCAAATCTCGACAAGCGCTGGGCCGAAATTTCCGGTGGTGTGCATCGGCTTGAAGGCAAGCTCATGGTCATTCTGGATGTCGATCGGTTGTTGGGCGCAATGTTCACCGAACAGCCGATGGTTGCTGCCTAA
- a CDS encoding histidine phosphotransferase family protein codes for MPELKEISSLDLAALVASRVCHDIISPVGAITNGLEVLDEEGSEDMREFAMDLIRKSARQASAKLQFARLAFGAAGSAGAEIDLGDAQVVATGFMENEKSDLVWEVQRHLMPKNFVKLLLNLILIANQCVPRGGEIKVEMEGEPSAPSFILSAKGLNPRIPLGMKETLSGEEPERIDAHSVQPIYALLLARENGMKLDIDKDEDLVKITASMKI; via the coding sequence ATGCCCGAACTCAAAGAAATTTCCTCGCTTGACCTGGCTGCCCTCGTCGCCAGCCGGGTCTGTCACGACATCATCAGCCCGGTCGGTGCGATCACCAACGGACTGGAGGTCCTGGACGAGGAGGGATCGGAGGACATGCGCGAGTTCGCCATGGACCTGATCCGGAAAAGCGCTCGCCAGGCGTCGGCGAAACTTCAGTTCGCGCGGCTTGCTTTCGGCGCGGCCGGTTCGGCCGGGGCGGAGATCGACCTGGGCGATGCACAGGTTGTCGCGACCGGGTTCATGGAAAACGAGAAATCCGATCTGGTCTGGGAAGTGCAGCGGCACCTGATGCCGAAGAATTTTGTCAAACTTCTGCTAAATCTTATCCTGATCGCTAACCAGTGCGTGCCGCGCGGCGGTGAAATCAAGGTCGAGATGGAAGGCGAGCCGTCCGCTCCGTCTTTCATCCTGAGCGCAAAAGGTCTCAATCCGCGTATTCCGCTGGGCATGAAGGAAACGCTGTCTGGAGAAGAGCCAGAACGGATCGATGCCCATTCGGTGCAGCCGATTTACGCGCTTCTGCTTGCCCGGGAAAACGGAATGAAGCTTGATATCGACAAAGATGAGGACCTTGTAAAAATTACTGCCTCAATGAAAATATAG
- a CDS encoding protein-glutamate O-methyltransferase CheR: MTPGEFEFLKKFLKERSGLVLSNDKQYLVESRLLPIARSSKLETLSAVIGVLQKGTNKALETDVIEAMTTNESFFFRDKTPFDHFNDTMLPGLLERRAKTRQIKIWCAAASTGQEPYSLGICLKEAQSKVAGWRMRILGTDLSNEVLDKAKAGLYSQFEVQRGLPIQMLLKYFDQKGDMWQINAGLRAMVEWKKLNLLDNFSHLGEFDIVFCRNVLIYFDQQTKSEILDRIAKILPEDGYLVLGAAETVVGLTDSFKPVPGKRGLFQRNVAAKSATGAAPRTFAAASFQR, from the coding sequence ATGACACCGGGCGAGTTCGAGTTCCTGAAAAAATTCCTGAAAGAACGCTCCGGTCTGGTTCTGTCGAACGACAAGCAGTACCTGGTCGAGAGCCGTCTTTTGCCGATTGCCCGCAGTTCCAAGCTGGAAACGCTGAGCGCCGTGATCGGCGTGTTGCAGAAAGGCACGAACAAGGCGCTTGAGACGGACGTCATCGAAGCGATGACGACCAACGAGTCCTTCTTCTTCCGCGACAAGACGCCGTTCGATCACTTCAACGACACGATGCTGCCCGGCCTTCTGGAACGGCGCGCAAAGACGCGCCAGATCAAGATCTGGTGCGCAGCAGCTTCCACCGGTCAAGAGCCCTATTCCCTGGGTATCTGCCTGAAGGAGGCGCAGTCCAAGGTTGCCGGATGGCGAATGCGGATCCTCGGAACCGACCTCTCCAACGAGGTGCTGGACAAGGCCAAGGCCGGTCTTTACAGCCAGTTCGAGGTGCAGCGCGGCCTGCCGATCCAGATGCTTTTGAAGTATTTCGATCAGAAGGGCGACATGTGGCAAATCAATGCCGGCCTGCGTGCCATGGTCGAATGGAAGAAGCTCAACCTTCTGGACAATTTCTCGCACCTGGGCGAGTTCGATATCGTCTTCTGCCGGAATGTTCTGATCTACTTCGACCAGCAGACGAAATCGGAAATCCTCGACCGGATCGCCAAGATCCTTCCCGAAGACGGGTATCTGGTTCTCGGCGCAGCGGAAACGGTCGTCGGTCTAACCGATTCCTTCAAGCCGGTTCCCGGAAAACGTGGATTGTTCCAGCGCAATGTTGCTGCCAAGTCGGCGACCGGCGCGGCACCCAGAACCTTTGCCGCGGCGAGCTTTCAGCGTTGA
- a CDS encoding chemotaxis protein CheW — protein MDDLLREFITETNESLDVVDVELVKFEQEPNNATILDNIFRLVHTIKGTCGFLGLPRLEGIAHAAETLMGKFRDGAPVTQEAVSIILTSIDRIKEILADLEAAEGEEPQGDDSDLISEMERMSTNADTASTGESEAEAEADAPEEEAAGDMTPEQSLERPLRPGEVSLDELERAFRETEVEAEAADPVAEEAVEEAAPVAAASPAKEKAAAKTAGKAKADGDKKSGGGSSVSNQSIRVAVDTLEHLMTMVSELVLTRNQLLEIVRRHEDSEFKVPLQRLSNVTAELQEGVMATRMQPIGNAWQKLPRIVRDLSQELEKPIELEMIGADTELDRQVLEMIKDPLTHMVRNSADHGLEMPADRKASGKHEKGTITLAAYHEGGHIIIEVRDDGKGLDVSKIKSKVLERGLATEAEFDKMTDAQIHKFIFAAGFSTAAEVTSVSGRGVGMDVVRNNIEIIGGTVDLRSTPGKGTTFTIKIPLTLAIVSTLIVEASGDRFAIPQLSVVELVRVQTNSEHRIERIKDTPVLRLRNKLLPLVHLSQLLGIYEGEDVEHAIDADNGFIVVMQVGSQTFGVVVDGVFHTEEIVVKPMSTMLRNLTMFSGNTILGDGSVIMIIDPNGVASAMASHASSAVSEQAEEEEAEDLSKKAHTNQSSISLLLFRAGAPEPKAVPLSLVTRLEEFEVSKIERSNGRDLVQYRGALMPLVYVTDGDQHKTEGTQPMLVFSDSGRSMGLVVDEIVDIVEDRMNIEVGSERPGILGSAVIKERATEIIDLGYYLPQAFEDWFMRKEMDIEALTKKVLFVDDSAFFRNMLTPVLKAAGYDVTTCDSASHAFELLENGAKFHAVVSDIEMPEINGFEFCEALRRDPRFRNIPVLALSAMVTPASIERGRQAGFDDYVAKFDRPGLIAALKDVFSGEMGVAA, from the coding sequence ATGGACGACCTCCTCAGGGAATTTATTACTGAGACCAATGAAAGTCTCGACGTTGTCGACGTTGAACTTGTCAAATTCGAGCAAGAGCCAAACAACGCGACAATTCTTGATAACATCTTCCGCCTTGTGCACACGATCAAGGGCACATGCGGTTTCCTGGGGCTCCCTCGACTTGAAGGCATCGCACACGCCGCCGAGACATTGATGGGCAAGTTCCGTGACGGGGCTCCCGTCACCCAGGAGGCGGTGTCGATCATTCTGACCTCCATTGACCGGATCAAGGAAATCCTGGCCGATCTCGAAGCCGCAGAAGGTGAAGAGCCGCAGGGCGACGACAGCGACCTGATTTCCGAAATGGAACGCATGTCGACCAATGCGGATACGGCAAGCACGGGTGAAAGCGAGGCGGAAGCCGAAGCAGACGCTCCGGAAGAGGAAGCCGCCGGCGATATGACGCCGGAGCAGTCCCTGGAGCGCCCGTTGCGTCCCGGTGAGGTTTCTCTCGACGAATTGGAACGTGCCTTCCGCGAAACAGAAGTCGAGGCGGAAGCCGCGGACCCGGTCGCAGAAGAGGCTGTTGAAGAGGCAGCCCCGGTTGCTGCGGCTTCTCCGGCCAAGGAAAAGGCTGCCGCAAAGACTGCGGGCAAGGCCAAGGCGGACGGCGACAAGAAATCCGGCGGCGGTTCGTCCGTTTCCAATCAGTCTATTCGCGTCGCGGTCGATACACTCGAGCACCTGATGACCATGGTGTCGGAACTGGTGTTGACCCGGAACCAGCTTCTGGAAATCGTCCGTCGTCACGAAGACAGCGAATTCAAGGTTCCTCTGCAGCGGCTTTCGAACGTCACCGCCGAACTGCAGGAAGGCGTCATGGCGACGCGCATGCAGCCGATCGGCAACGCGTGGCAGAAGCTGCCGCGTATCGTTCGCGACCTGTCCCAGGAACTTGAAAAGCCGATCGAACTCGAAATGATCGGCGCGGATACCGAACTGGATCGCCAGGTCCTTGAGATGATCAAGGATCCGCTGACCCATATGGTCCGCAATTCGGCCGACCACGGCCTTGAAATGCCGGCGGATCGCAAGGCCTCGGGTAAGCATGAAAAGGGGACCATTACCCTTGCCGCTTACCATGAAGGCGGTCACATCATCATCGAGGTCCGCGACGACGGTAAAGGCCTGGACGTCAGCAAGATCAAGTCCAAGGTGCTTGAGCGCGGGCTGGCGACCGAAGCCGAATTCGACAAGATGACGGACGCGCAGATCCACAAGTTCATCTTTGCGGCCGGGTTCTCGACCGCGGCAGAGGTGACCAGCGTTTCCGGCCGCGGCGTCGGCATGGATGTGGTGCGCAACAACATCGAAATCATTGGTGGCACGGTCGATCTTCGCTCGACGCCGGGCAAAGGCACGACCTTCACCATCAAGATTCCGCTAACGCTGGCCATCGTTTCGACCCTGATTGTCGAAGCCAGCGGCGACAGGTTCGCGATCCCGCAGCTCTCGGTTGTGGAACTGGTCCGGGTTCAGACGAATTCCGAACACCGGATCGAGCGGATCAAGGACACCCCGGTTCTGCGTTTGCGCAACAAGCTGCTGCCGCTGGTTCATCTGTCCCAGCTTCTCGGCATCTATGAAGGCGAGGATGTCGAACACGCGATCGATGCGGACAACGGCTTCATCGTGGTCATGCAGGTCGGCAGCCAGACCTTCGGTGTCGTGGTGGACGGTGTCTTCCATACCGAGGAAATCGTGGTCAAACCCATGTCCACGATGCTGCGCAACCTGACCATGTTCTCCGGCAACACCATCCTCGGTGACGGTTCGGTGATCATGATCATAGATCCGAACGGTGTTGCGAGCGCCATGGCAAGCCATGCGTCGAGTGCTGTTTCGGAACAGGCGGAGGAAGAAGAAGCGGAAGATCTGTCGAAGAAGGCGCACACCAATCAGTCGTCGATCTCGCTGCTGCTGTTCCGTGCTGGCGCGCCGGAACCCAAGGCGGTTCCGCTCTCGCTGGTTACCCGCCTGGAAGAGTTCGAGGTCTCCAAGATCGAGCGCTCCAACGGCCGGGATCTGGTTCAGTACCGCGGCGCGCTCATGCCGCTCGTCTATGTTACCGACGGCGACCAGCACAAGACGGAAGGCACCCAGCCGATGCTGGTGTTCTCCGACAGCGGCCGGTCCATGGGCCTCGTCGTCGACGAGATCGTCGACATTGTCGAGGATCGCATGAACATCGAGGTCGGGTCGGAACGTCCCGGTATTCTCGGCTCCGCGGTGATCAAGGAGCGCGCGACGGAAATCATCGACCTCGGCTACTACCTGCCGCAGGCCTTTGAAGACTGGTTCATGCGCAAGGAAATGGACATCGAGGCCCTGACCAAGAAGGTCCTGTTCGTCGACGACTCGGCTTTCTTCCGGAACATGCTGACGCCTGTTCTGAAGGCTGCCGGCTACGATGTCACGACCTGCGACAGCGCGAGCCACGCCTTCGAGCTGCTTGAAAACGGCGCGAAGTTCCATGCGGTCGTCAGCGATATCGAAATGCCGGAAATCAACGGCTTCGAGTTCTGCGAAGCGCTCCGACGCGATCCGAGGTTCCGGAACATTCCGGTCCTGGCCCTGTCGGCCATGGTGACCCCGGCCTCCATCGAGCGTGGCCGCCAGGCGGGCTTCGACGACTATGTCGCGAAATTCGACCGTCCGGGCCTGATCGCGGCCCTGAAAGATGTGTTTTCCGGTGAGATGGGAGTAGCAGCATGA
- a CDS encoding multiheme c-type cytochrome, which produces MTFFPGFQFRLILLSLGGFTMLGTAFSIPSAADQARPAIHHGLRADALARLENYVSDLDRRETAPIVLAADDTLLEESGDTLLNSPDDTAASDSDNLLPGDDSGDLLAAPAESGDDLLTSDDSGGDDLLSGGNESGDDLLNADGGGDDLLQPSDEDNLLLPGGGLETAEENKKKEPAIRQQAANEAHENLFIESKYPSANTCATCHPRQYEQWSASQHAYAQLSPVYMAMQTAINIKTSATNGDFCIRCHNPVGMNLGESLYVTNLDRPPTSREGITCVACHRVNKNYGKISGRFALEQGDIFSSVYGPSGNQELSRVLNHPEEYRVSKSKDDPGRSIHTQAKRFFTLTKPSFCGTCHDVTLLNGFRLEEAFAEYKQTPAAKRGETCQDCHMGKIQGVASGYDYGPAAVVGDVPTKNRKLTNHAFAGPDYSIIHPGIFPHNVEAAEFKTLREWLQFRYWEGWGTDKFEDAVSDSYKFPKAWQSVDDRYDARAILKVQFERLGKMRALREQVLRNGFKLSDISILRSDRNGLKFSVDVRNGTDGHAVPTGFDAERLIFLKVEVRDRHGKIVYVSGDRDPNGDVRDSHSLYVHNGELPLDKDLFSLQSKFLVRMLRGGEREQVLAINTSTDVLPFVRPETRATTIYGRPRGARKHKQTIEPNASRTATYNIPPDRLKPGETYSISVSLISQMVPVNLIAAIQGAGFDYGMSPAQIARQIVRGSSVLWTRRSKVRID; this is translated from the coding sequence ATGACCTTTTTTCCCGGATTCCAGTTCCGCCTGATTCTGTTGTCTCTTGGCGGGTTCACGATGCTTGGCACGGCATTCTCAATTCCTTCCGCCGCCGATCAGGCGCGGCCGGCCATCCATCATGGATTGCGCGCCGACGCTTTGGCTCGCCTTGAAAACTATGTTTCCGACCTCGATCGCCGGGAAACTGCCCCGATTGTTCTGGCCGCCGACGACACCCTTCTCGAAGAGTCCGGCGATACGCTTTTGAACAGCCCGGATGACACGGCTGCCTCGGATTCGGACAATCTGCTGCCCGGTGACGACAGCGGCGATCTCCTTGCGGCGCCTGCGGAAAGCGGCGACGATCTGCTCACCTCCGATGACAGCGGCGGCGACGATCTCCTCTCGGGCGGAAACGAAAGCGGTGACGATCTTTTGAATGCTGACGGCGGAGGGGACGACCTTCTCCAGCCGAGCGACGAGGACAATCTGCTTTTGCCCGGCGGCGGGCTGGAAACAGCGGAAGAGAACAAGAAAAAAGAACCGGCAATCAGGCAGCAAGCTGCCAACGAAGCACACGAAAATCTGTTTATCGAAAGCAAGTATCCCTCGGCCAACACCTGCGCCACCTGCCATCCGCGCCAGTACGAACAATGGTCGGCCTCTCAACATGCCTACGCCCAGCTGAGCCCGGTCTACATGGCTATGCAGACGGCCATCAACATCAAGACCAGCGCGACCAACGGCGACTTCTGCATCCGTTGCCACAACCCGGTGGGCATGAACCTGGGCGAATCCCTCTACGTGACCAACCTGGACCGGCCACCCACCTCGCGCGAGGGGATTACCTGCGTGGCCTGCCACCGGGTCAACAAGAACTACGGCAAAATCAGCGGCCGTTTCGCCCTGGAGCAAGGCGATATTTTCTCCTCGGTCTATGGCCCGAGCGGTAACCAGGAACTCTCCCGGGTTTTGAACCATCCGGAAGAATACCGCGTCTCGAAATCGAAAGACGATCCCGGCCGCAGCATCCATACCCAGGCCAAAAGGTTCTTCACTCTGACAAAACCGAGCTTCTGCGGAACCTGTCACGACGTGACCCTTTTGAACGGGTTCCGCCTCGAGGAAGCTTTTGCCGAATACAAGCAAACGCCGGCGGCCAAGCGCGGCGAGACCTGCCAGGATTGCCACATGGGCAAGATCCAGGGCGTGGCTTCCGGCTACGACTACGGCCCGGCTGCTGTCGTCGGCGATGTGCCCACCAAGAACCGCAAGCTGACCAACCACGCCTTCGCAGGACCGGATTACTCCATCATCCATCCGGGCATTTTCCCGCACAACGTCGAGGCGGCCGAGTTCAAGACGCTGCGTGAATGGCTGCAGTTCAGGTACTGGGAAGGCTGGGGAACGGACAAGTTCGAGGACGCTGTTTCCGACAGTTACAAGTTCCCGAAAGCCTGGCAGTCCGTCGACGACCGCTATGACGCGCGTGCCATTCTGAAGGTTCAGTTCGAACGGCTCGGGAAGATGCGCGCGCTCCGCGAACAGGTCCTGCGAAACGGCTTCAAGCTGAGCGACATCAGCATCCTCCGGAGCGACCGGAACGGTCTCAAGTTCTCCGTGGATGTGCGCAACGGAACCGATGGCCATGCGGTCCCGACCGGCTTCGATGCGGAACGGCTGATCTTCCTCAAGGTGGAGGTCAGGGACCGGCATGGCAAGATCGTCTACGTCTCCGGCGATCGGGATCCGAACGGCGATGTTCGCGATTCCCACTCCCTTTACGTCCACAATGGCGAGTTGCCGCTCGACAAGGACCTCTTCAGCCTCCAGTCCAAGTTCCTGGTCCGTATGCTGCGCGGCGGCGAACGCGAACAGGTGCTTGCCATCAACACCTCGACCGATGTTCTGCCCTTCGTCCGTCCCGAAACCCGCGCGACGACGATCTACGGACGTCCACGCGGCGCCCGCAAACACAAGCAGACCATCGAGCCGAACGCCAGCCGGACCGCCACCTACAATATTCCGCCTGACAGGCTGAAACCCGGGGAAACCTATTCGATTTCGGTCAGCCTGATTTCCCAGATGGTGCCGG
- a CDS encoding response regulator, protein MKQCLVVDDSSVIRKVARRILEDLNFQITEAEDGQQALDECRKSMPDAILLDWNMPVMDGLEFLTSLRGEEGGEKPIVVFCTTENDVAHIARAIRAGANEYIMKPFDREIVEAKFQEVGLI, encoded by the coding sequence ATGAAACAGTGCCTTGTAGTTGACGATTCAAGCGTCATCCGGAAGGTCGCCCGCAGAATTCTGGAAGACCTGAACTTTCAGATTACGGAAGCGGAAGATGGCCAGCAGGCGCTGGACGAATGCCGCAAAAGTATGCCGGATGCGATCCTGCTGGACTGGAACATGCCCGTCATGGACGGCCTTGAGTTCCTGACGAGCCTGCGTGGTGAAGAGGGCGGCGAGAAGCCGATCGTCGTTTTCTGTACAACTGAAAACGATGTTGCGCATATCGCCCGGGCTATTCGGGCCGGAGCCAACGAGTACATCATGAAGCCTTTCGACCGCGAAATCGTGGAAGCGAAGTTCCAGGAAGTTGGCCTCATCTAA
- a CDS encoding DUF1134 domain-containing protein has product MSAMPKIKILQSLAAIMVFGAVLALPRFPVTTDIGRAHAQPPEQTYGQDQVLATGHKFFGSVSGGLASVVEKAFSKYGEPNGYILGEEGAGAIVAGARYGEGQLYTRNAGTHKVFWQGPSIGWDFGGNGDRVMMLIYNLPTVDAIYKRYVGINGSAYLVGGVGMTVLSNNEVFVVPIKSGVGARLGVNIGYLKFTDKPTWNPF; this is encoded by the coding sequence ATGTCAGCAATGCCTAAAATCAAGATCCTGCAGAGCCTGGCAGCCATCATGGTTTTCGGTGCGGTTCTCGCACTCCCGCGGTTTCCCGTGACCACGGACATCGGCCGGGCGCACGCTCAGCCGCCGGAGCAGACCTACGGGCAGGATCAGGTCCTTGCCACCGGGCACAAGTTCTTCGGATCCGTTTCGGGCGGTCTCGCCTCGGTCGTGGAAAAGGCCTTTTCCAAATACGGTGAACCGAACGGTTACATCCTCGGAGAGGAAGGTGCGGGCGCGATCGTCGCCGGAGCCCGTTATGGCGAAGGCCAGCTTTACACCCGCAACGCGGGCACTCACAAGGTCTTCTGGCAGGGACCGTCCATCGGATGGGACTTTGGCGGTAACGGCGACCGGGTGATGATGCTGATCTACAACCTGCCGACCGTGGATGCGATATACAAACGATACGTCGGCATCAACGGATCCGCCTATCTTGTGGGCGGTGTCGGCATGACCGTTCTTTCCAACAACGAAGTTTTCGTGGTCCCGATCAAGTCCGGGGTCGGCGCCCGTCTGGGCGTGAACATCGGCTATCTGAAATTCACCGATAAGCCCACATGGAACCCGTTCTGA